Within Desulfobacter sp., the genomic segment GGCCTTGTGGTGGCCATCCCGGGGCTCTATATGAAGGGGTTCCTTGACCGGCGGGCGGAAGGCATCAGCCGCAGGGTCCGGCGGGTGGGCCTTTACCTGAAACGACATTTGTAACCCAAGCACAAGGACGCAGCATGTTAAATATATCGGCAAGACGAAGGAATAAAGGAACCCTGGAGCTGAACATCGCCCCCCTCATTGATATGGTCTTCATCCTTTTAATCTTCTTTCTTGTCACCACCAGTTTTGTCAAGGAAACCGGCATCGACGTGACCCGGCCCACGGCCTCCACGGCCACCGTCAAGCCCAAGGCCACCATCCTCATCGCCGTTGACGCCCAGAACCGGGTCTTCATGGACCACCGGGAAATCGATATCCGGGCGGTGAGGGCCAACACCGAGCGGGCCCTGGCCGAGAATCCCGAAGGGGCGGTGGTGGTGGTGGCGGACACCGCCTCCAGCACGGGCACGGCCATCCAGGTCATGGACGGCTGCCGCCTGGCCGGGGCCGCCAATGTTTCCCTTGCCGCCGCCCTGCCGGAGGGACAATGAAAGAGACCCAGGCCATTGCCCGGCTCAATCCCGGATGGAGTGCCTGGATGGCTGCAGCCGCCGCCACCCTCGCCCTGAACCTGGCGCTGTTTTCTGTGATTCCCAACCTCATGGCCCCGGAAGAGGCAACGCCCACCCTGGGACCCATGATCCCCCAGATCCAGCTCACCCGGGTCCGCCGGACCGAACCGGATCCGGTGAAAGAGAAGGTCCGGCCCCAGGAAAAGAAGCCGGAGGAAAAACGGGTGGCCAAACCCAAAATAGGCCGCCCGGCCGCCCGGCCCCTGACCCTTCCCTTTGAAATAAATACCCGGCTGCCCGGGGGCCCCGGCACCCTGGTCCTGCCCCAGGTCATGTCCGGGGCACTGACCAATCTCAACCTGGACACCCTCTTCTCCCCCGGGGACCTGGACCAGCCCCTGACGCCGCTTTCCAGGATCCCGCCGGTTTACCCCTTCAAGGCCAAGCGCCAGGGTATCGAGGGATGGGTGTCCGTTGAATTCACCGTGACCGAGCAGGGCCGGGTGGCGGATATTAAGATTCTGTCGGCCAAGCCTGAAAAGATATTTGACGCAAGCGTAATCCAATGCCTGACCGCCTGGCGGTTCAAGCCGGGCCGGGTCGGGGGAGAACCGGTAAAAACCCGGGTGAAAACCCGAATCCGTTTTGAACTCAATTGAGGTGACCCATGGGAACAAAATTTAAAAAAGGCATACTTCTGGCGGCACTCATGCTGGCGGTGCCGGTGCTGATCGGCCCGGCCAATGCCAAGCAGTCCCAGGCCAAGCAGGCCGCTGCCGGAAAAGACAACCTGTCCATCCCGGTCCGCCGCCTGCTCCAGAAGGTGCGCATCTGCATGGACAAAGAGGATTATTCAGGGGCAGTCGCCGCCATCCGGGAATCCCAGAAATCCAAGAAAAAGGACGGGCGCCTCTGCAGCCATCCCCTGGTCTGCCTGGCCCTGGGCAACAGCCATCTTCTGCTCTCCGACCATGCCAGGGCCGAGTCCGCCTACCTGGCCGCCCTGGACATGGATCCCGAATTCATGGACGCCCGGGTCAACCTGGCCAAGGTCTATACCGACACCAACCAGTACGCCAAAGCGGCCAAGGCATTTTTTGGGGCCTATTCTCTGTCTTCACCCAAGCACCCCGACTACCTCTATTATAGTGCGGTCATGCATATGATGGACCAAAAGACCCCATTGGCCATCAAGCACTTTGACACCCTTTTTGCCGCCCACAAGGACCGGGTGACCCGCCAGTGGAAGGAAAACTATGCCAATGCCCTGATGACCGCCCAGCGCTGGAAGCGGGCCGTCCCCCTGGTCAAGGATCTGATCGCCGGGGCCCAGGGCAAGGAAAAGATCAAATGGCAGGAGACCCTGCTCCAGATTTATCTGACCACCAATGAGATGAAAAGGGCCCGGGACTATGCCACCGCCCTCTGCCGCCAGGCCCCCACCGTGTCCAAATGGTGGAAGGCCCTGGTCCATGTAAATTTAAGCCTGGGCCATTATGACAAGGCCCTGGACGGACTGATCATTTACGGATTTTTAACCCCCCTTTCCAGGGAGGAGCAAAAGCTGTTCGCCGACCTGAGCCTGCAGCTCAACATCCCCAGACGGGCGGCCGGGCTGTATGAGGCGCTGCTGGCCGGGGCCCGGGACAGGACCGGTAAAAAAGACAAGCAGCTGCTCCAGCACCTGGTCACGGCCCTGCGACAGACCGGCAAGGGGGATCAGGCCCTGGCCGCCCTGGACCGGTTCGCCCCCAAGACCTGTGACCCGGAACTGCTTATCCTCAAAGGGGATATTCTCTATGAGGCCGAAAATTACAAGGCCGCCAATGCCGCCTACCGTATGGCCGCAAGGGAAAAGAAATGCCCCCGCAGGGGCCAGGCCTGGCTCATGGCAGGCTATGCCGCCTGGCAGCACAACGACCTGACCGCCAGCCGCCAGGCCTTTGAAAATGCGGCAAGGTTCAAGGGGTTCCGCAAGGACGCCCTGGCCGCCATTGCCCAGATGGAAAGGACAAAACAGATGTAATTGGATATTTGACCGGCCCTCCCGGACCGAAAAAAAAAGGCAGCCGCGCTCCCGGCAAGGATATGGCGGCTGCCTTTAAGGATGTGCCCTGGGACAAGGTCCCGGGAGACAGGCAGCAGTTTAGCATTGCCTCTCCCGGCCGTCAACAGCGCCTCCGGGACGGGACCGGCTTCCTATAACTTGCAAAATTTCAACTTACGGGAGTTCGCAATGAAACTGCTCAGATTCACCCTTGTATTCACCGCCCTGCTCTTTTTACTGATCCCCCCTCCCCTGCCGGCCCAGGAATCCCAACCGGATAAGGCCGCCGATAAGGAACAGGTCCAGGAACTTGAGGATATGGTGGTGGAGGAAAAGGCCGGGGCCCCGGGGTATACGCCCGCCCCATCCCAGACCACCATCGAGCTTGAGGATATCACTTTTATCGGCCAGCCCAATTCGGTGATCGATGTATTTAAAACCCAGGCAATGGTCGATTTCAGGGGCCAGTCAGACCTGGACCCCGGGGTGGACAGCGTCTACCTCAACGGGTTCAGTTCCAAACACTTTGTCACAGCCATGGACGGAGTCACCATCCTCAAAAGCGGGGGGCGCAAATCCAGCAATATAGTGGACTGGGCACAGCTGCCCACCTTTCTGCTGGAATCTGTGGAGGTGCTGCCCGGCCCACATTCGGCCCTCTACGACGCCAAAGCCATCGGCGGCGTCATCAACATGAAGACCAAGGCGCCCAAGGCCCGGGACACCCGGGTGCCGGAGCTTTCTTTCACCACGGGGTATTCCTCTTATAACACCTTTACCAATACGGCCGTAATTTCCGGGGCCGTGGACAAATTCACCTATGACCTGGCCTACCGGAATTACCGGACCGACGGCTACCTTCGCAACACGGAAACAGAAATAAACACGGGGTTCGGGCGACTGGGCCTGCTGCTGCCCAACGACGGGTATATCACCTTCTCCGCCTCAACATCGGACCTCCAGCGGAACGCTGCGGTGAACAACCCGGGGCTGAACCAGGACAAAACCGCCACCGACGTTGACGGCTCTTATCCAGAGGTTACAAACGCAACCTGGGATCCCTGGCAAAACCCCACCTGGGATACCAAAGGCACGGTCTACCGGGCCAACTACGCCCAGACTCTGGGAATCAACAAAATTGAAGCCGGTGCCTATTACGGCAAGGACTCCCGGGAACGGGCCTATATGCAGCTGATAAACAAAAAGAATCCCGCACTGGGTTCCGAGTACTATTCCTGGGAGACCAAATGGTGGCAGCGGGGCGGCAAGGTCAAAGACGCAATTCAATGGGCCGACAACCAGACCACCACCATCGGCTGCGACCTGGCCCAGCTCTTCGATGTGGGCGCGGAAAACACCAAAACCGAACGGGTCCGCAAGGCAGGGGCCTTTATCCAGCATGAATGGGGGATCTCCCCATCTCTGGACCTCACCATGGGCCTGAGGTACGAGGATGTAAACATCTGGGTGAGCAATTGGACCGGCACCGCCTACCATAACAGCACCTACGGCAAATACGTGGAACGGGAGTTCGACGGCATCCTCCCCAAAACCTTTACCACCTGGAAGATGGACCACATCGCCCCCTGGCTGAGAGACACCTCCCTGTCTTTGGGGATCAGCCGGATCTGGCACGCCCCGGACTACCACGGGGACTACAACCCCCAGGGCCGGCCCGCCGGCATCTTCCTGGATGAAGAGCACGGCATGGGCTACGACCTTGTTTTAAACCGGCGGCTCTGCCGGGACATCAACCTTAAACTGGGATACTCTTTCTACCAGATCAAGGACTTCATCGCCTATAACCGGACTTTTGCAAAATATTCCGACCCCAAAAATCCGCCGGCTGACCCCGCCCTTATGTACAGCGACTATCGGATCAACCTGGACGAGGTCCACCGCCACGGCATCAACCTGGAACTGGGTGGCCATCTCACCGACGAGCTATCATTCTACGCCACCTGGGCCTGGCAGCGCTTCTTCAACCAGGGGGACGAGCCGGCAGGGGAGACCGAACTGGACCAGCGGGCCGAGCACCTGGCCGCCGCCGGCCTGAGATACGCCTTGAACGATAAGACCACCCTGATGCTGGATTATTCCTTCCAGAGTGATGAAGTCACCGAACAATCCAATCAGATTTCCCAATATGTCTGGGAATTCAACCAGGTGGAAATTCCGGCCCACTCCGTGGTGGACCTCGGGGTTAGGTACCAATGCTTTGAAAAGGCCGGCTGGCTCAGGGACGGGGTGCTCAACCTCTATATCAAAAACCTGATGGACGAGGACTACTATGACACCTCCGCTTACCCGGCCACGGACCGGACATTCGGATTTTCTTTCAGCATTAAGATATAACCCCCATAAACGGATAAATAAGGCAGGAATAAAAAATATGACCCTTGCAATCAAGGAAGAACGCTTCTGGAACGATGCCTGGCAAAGTGCTGCCAGCCAATCCAAGGCTGCCAAAGGTAAAAACCCGGTGAAACGCTGGGACAAAATGGCCAAGGACTTTGCCCAGCGCACCAGCGGGGAAAAAGCCTCGGCAAGGCGGGAACAGACCATCGCCCTCCTGCTGGAAAAAGGAATCCTCACCCCTGAGGCCCGGGTGCTGGACATCGGCGCCGGCCCCGGCTCCTGGGCCCTGCCCCTATCCAGGCACTGCGGCCATGTCACCGCCCTGGAACCCTCAACCGGGATGACCCAGATCATGGGCCGGCGGATAAAGGAGGAGGGGGTGGAGAATATCACCATTGACCAGCGGACCTGGCAGGAGGTGGATATTTCCGAAAGCGGATGGGAAAAGGCCTTTGACCTGGTGTTCGCCTCCATGACCCCGGGCATTGACGGCCCGGTGTCCCTGAAAAAGATGGTGGCCGCCTCCAGGGGCTATTGCTATATGAGCGCCTTTTCCGGGCCGGGTATGCACCAGCAGTTCGCCCCCCTCTGGGAAAAATTCTTCGGCACCCCCATGCCGGACAAGCCCAACGACATCATCTACCCATTCAACCTCCTCTACGCCATGGGGTTCCGCCCGGATCTGCACTTTTCCTGGTGGAACCGGGAGATCAACTGGGACCGGGACCATACCATCCGGCACTTCACCAGCTTCTTTGAAACCCATATGGAGATCACCGAAGCGGCCCGGGCCCAGATTGCCGATTATGTGGACACCCTCTGCCCTGCCGGGGAATACCGGCCGGCCAAACCGGTGTGCCGGGGGGCAATGATCTGGTCCGTCAACCCGGGAGGGGGCAATGATATTTAAGGCGCTTTCAAAAACCGGCTGCCTGGTTCTCCTCTCCCTGGTCCTTCTGGCCCTGGCGCCGGGCTGTTCCCGCTCCCCTGATCAGGCCCCGGATCAAACCACGGATCAAAACCGGGAACAGGACCAGAACCAGGCAACCGCTTCCCTGGAGGGCCGGGTGGAAGTCATCCGGCTCTCCGGCGGGGATTATGGCTATCCCAGCCCCTATGCCCACTATCCCAGGGGGCCCGGGGGATACAAGATGTGCCTGATTTTCGACAGCCTTCTGGAGCGGGGGGAAAAGGGACTGATCCCCTGGCTGGCAGAAGACTGGCAGGTTTCAGACAGGGGAAAGGCCTGCATCTTCACCATCCGCCAGGGGGTGGTCTGGCATGACGGCCGGCCCTTTACCTGTGAAGATGTGGCCTTTTCCCTGGACTATGCCGCCCGCCACCCCATGACCTGGTCCTATGTGTTCGGCGCCATCCAAAATATAGAGATCCTGCCCGAAAACAAGGTCAAGGTCACCCTGAGGGAGGCCGACGCCACCATGCTGGACCTTCTGGGCAAAACCCGGATCCTTCCCAAACATATCTGGGAAAAGGTGGACACCCCCAAAACCTTTACCGGCCCCAATGCTGTCATCGGCACGGGCCCCTACAGGCTCACGGGCTACAGCCGGGAGCACGGCACCTACCGGTTCGAGGCCTTTGACCGGTTCTGGGGCCCCCGCCCCCGGGTGGGGCGCATCGAATTCCTGCCGGTGAGCGAACCGATCCTGGCCTATGAAAAGGGGGAAATCGACCTGGTACGGCTCTCCCCGGACCTGCTGCCCCGGTATGAAAAAAATCCGGACCATCGGATCGTGAAAAGCCCGGGGTTCTGGGGATACCGCCTGCTTTTCAATATGGCTGAAAAAGGGCCCCTCCAGACCAAAGCGGTGAGGCAGGCCTTTGCCCATGCCATTGACCGGGAAGAGCTGGTGGCCAAGATCGCCCGGGGGGCGGCCATCCCCGGTCAGGCCGGCATCCTCCCCCCGGACCATATCATGGCGGATCCAAGTGTAAAAGAGTACAAGGTCAACCCCCAAAAGGCGGCCCGGCTGCTAGAATCGGCCGGTTATCCGGCGCTTGACTTTGATCTGCTCTGCTCCGGCCGGGAGGTGCGCATGGCGGAAATCATCAAGCAGCGCCTGGGGGCAGTGGGCGTCACCCTGAACATCATCAGCGTGGACGGCAAGACCCGGGACAGCCGGGTCCGGAACCGCCGGTTCACCCTGGCCATCATCGGCCACGGGGGATGGGGCGGCGACCCGAACTATCTCTATGCCCACTGCACCAACAGCTTTTCCAGCTCAACCTCCCCCTTGGCCTCAGGGGGAACCGGTACGGCGTCACCGGCCTTTGCGGCCCTTTTAAAAGCGCAGTGCCTGGAAACCGATCCGGAGAAACGGCGCCGCCTGATTTACCAAATCCAGCACCTGGCCGCAGAAGAGGTGCCGGAGATTCCGCTCTACTACACCACCGCCTACAATCTCTTCCGGCCGGACAAATACGATGGGTGGCTCTTTATGTTCGACCACCACAGTCTGGAACACTCCAAACTCTCCTACCTGGACTGGAAAGGAGAAATATAGGATGGGCCGGGCAGTTTCGCAGGGCCAGGGCCGGGCCGGAAAAACGGCCTCCTACCTGGCAACGGTGTGGGTGATCATCACCCTGAACTTTCTTCTGCCCCGGCTCATGCCCGGCGACCCCTTTATCTTTCTCTCCGGGGAGGAGGGCGAGGACCTGCCCCAAATCACCGAGGCCCAGAGGGCCTATTACATGGACTATTTCGGATTTGACGCTCCCCTGCACGTCCAGTACGGCCGCTACCTTTGCCGGCTGGCCGCAGGGGACCTGGGCCAGTCGGTCTATTATAACGCCAAGGTGTCGGCCCTGCTGGCCGACCGGCTGCCCTGGACCCTTGCCATGGTCCTCATGGCCGTTTTCTTTTCCACCCTCCTGGGCACCCTCCTGGGAATGATCGCCGCGGCCCGGCGCCACCAATGGGCGGACCGCGCGCTGTTCATAGGACTCATCCTGGTGTCCGAAATCCCCGCCTTTCTTATCGGCCTGGTTCTGCTCTTTGTCTTTGCCGCCGGCCTCAACCTATTCCCCCTCTCCGGGGGCATGACCCATTTTGCCGACGACATGTCATGGGGCCAAAGAGCCGCCGATATCTGCCGCCATGCCGCCCTGCCCGTGGCCACTCTCACCCTGGCCCGGCTGGGCGGCATCTTCCTTTTGGCCCGGAACAGTTTGATAACGGTCATGGCCCGGGAATACCTGGTCACGGCCCGGGCCAAGGGGCTCTCCAGGGCCCGCATCTTTTTCCGCCATGCCCTGCGCAACGCCATGCTGCCCATCGTCACCCGGGTCTTCATGGGGCTGGGGGGCCTCGTGGGCGGCGCCATCCTGGTGGAAAACGTCTATAACTACCCGGGCCTGGGTAAACTGATGCGGGAGGCGGTGGCCCACCAGGACTACCCGCTGATCCAGGGCATTTTCCTCCTGGTCACCCTGGCCGTGCTCACGGCTAATTTCACGGCCGACCTGGCCATGCAGCGGCTGGATCCCCGCATCGGCCGGGCAGGTATGGCGGTACAACCATGAAAGGGCAGGCAATTAAACAATTATTTTCAAAAATGACCGGCTCCGGCAGGGCGGGGCTGGCGATCCTCCTGATCATCATCCTGGTGGCCCTGTCAGCCCCCCTCATCTGTGGCCATTCCCACCAGGAAATATCGGGCCCGGCCCTCATTCCCCCGGGCCGAGACCATATTCTGGGGACGGACGAACTGGGGGTGGACCTCTGGGCCCAGCTCTGCCACGGCGCCCGGATCAGCCTGGTCATCGGTCTCGGCACTGCCCTGGCCGCGGGGCTGGGGGGAGGCATTGCCGGCATCCTGGCCGGATATGCCGGTGGGCGGACAGATATGGTCATCATGCGGCTGGTGGATATCATCCTGGTGCTGCCCGACCTGCCCATGATGATCGTGCTGGCCGCCTTTTTCGGCCCCAGCCTTGGAACCATTGTCCTGGTCCTCTCCTGTTTTTCCTGGGTCCACACGGCAAGGATCGTCCGGTCCAAGGTGATGTATCTGAAAAAACGGCAGTATATCCAAGCCGCTGAACTCAACGGGGCAGGCCCCCTCTACCTGATCCGCCGCCACCTGCTGCCCGAGGTCTTCCCCCTGGCCGCCGTAAGCATGATCCGGCTGGCCGGACGGGCCGTCATGGCCGAAGCCGGGCTCTCCTTTCTGGGCCTGGGCGACCCGGCCTCCAGGTCCTGGGGCCTGATCCTCCACCACGCCACCAGTTTCCCCTCCATCTACTACACCCGTTTCTGGCAGTGGTGGCTGGTTTTTCCCTGGCTGGCCCTGACCCTGATGGTGGTTTCCCTGGCCCTGGTCAGCCGGGATATGGAAAGAATCGCAGATCCCCGCCTGGGGAAAAGGATGCCATGATGCGCCAGAACAACAACGCACTTCTGGAAATAAAAAATCTTTGCCTTGAATACCGGAATGATGAATTGAAAACCACGGCTTTGGACGGGGTGAACCTGACCCTGGAACCCGGGCAGCGCCTGGGCCTGATCGGGGAGTCCGGCTGCGGCAAAACCAGCCTGGCCATGGCCGTCATGGGCCTTTTAAACAAGGTATCCCTTTCCGGCAGTATCCGGTTCAACGGAAAGGAACTGCTGGGCCTGGGAGAAAAAAAAATGTCAACACTGCGCTGGAACCGCATGGCCATGGTTTTCCAGAACAGCCAGGAAGTGTTCAACCCGGTGATCACCGTGGGCGAACAGGTGGGGGAGGCCCTGTGCAGGCACCTGGACATGGACAGGGCTGGGGCAGCACATCGGGTTGAAGCTCTCTTTAACCAGGTGGGACTGGACCCGGCATGGCGAAAGGCCTATGCCCACCAGCTTTCCGGGGGGATGCGCCAGCGGGTGCTCATTGCCATGGCCCTGGCCTGCGAACCGGACCTGCTCATTGTGGACGAACCCTTCACCGCCCTGGATGCGGACAGCCGACGGGCCATGGCCGACCTCATCGCTACCCTGCAGAAACGATTGGGATTCGCCATGCTCCTGATCTCCCACAGCATGCCGGCCATTGCCGAACTGACAGAAAAAACCATCACCCTATACGCGGGCCAGGTCCTTGAAGCGGCGCCGACCGCCGACTTACTGGCCGAGCCCTTCCACCCCTATACCCGGGGCCTGATCAATGCCTGCCCCGAATTCTTCGGATACAAGGATTTATGGGGAATCCCCGGCCTTCCCCCTGCCCCCGGCACTTCTGCCGGCTGTCCTTTTTTTCCCAGGTGCGTCCAGCACGGCCCGGACTGCCCGACCAAACGCCCCGCCCTTGTACCGGCGGGGAAAGGCCGCCGGGTGGCCTGCCATAAAGGCGGAATTGCCACCCTGCTTTCAGCCAGTGGCCTCGAAAAAACCTATTTCCTGAACGGGCGTCCCATCAAGGCGGTGCAAAATGCCAGGGTCAGAGTAAAGACCGGAGAGGTGGTGGTCCTGGTGGGCCCTTCCGGCTCAGGCAAATCCACCCTGGCCCACCTGCTGGTGGACCTGGAGCATCCGGAGAAAGGAGAAATCATTTTCAAGGGACGTCCCCTGGCGGGACAACGTCCCACAGCGATGATGGGGGGCATGCAGCTGGTTTTTCAGGATCCCGCCCAGGCCGTCAGCCCCCGGCTCAATGTCCTGGAAGCGGTGAAAGAGCCCCTGGACATCCTTGGGTGGAAAGGCAAAGAGCAGCGGGAACAACGGGCGGTTTCTGCCCTGGAATGGGTACACCTGGCACAGACCCCCGAATTCTTGCGGCAGCCCTGCCATGCCCTGAGCGGCGGCCAGCGCCAGCGGCTCTCCGTGGCCCGGGCCCTGGTCACCGAGCCCGTCCTCCTCATTGCCGACGAAATCACCGCCATGCTGGACCCCTCGGCCCAGGCCGTGCTCCTGCGGATGCTCAAGGGGCTTCAGCATGAAAGGGGCTTTTCCATGCTATTTATCACCCATGACCTCCATCTGGCCCGGAAAATCGCAGACCGGGCCTATATCCTGGATGGCGGCCGGGTGACAGCCCGGGGCGCCGGGTTTGATATATTTGAATCCAGTGAAACACCGGCATCCGGGCATATACTTCCGGGCTCCCCTGTTCCGGTGGAGTCCCCATTATCGCCCCCTTCCAACGGGGCGCTCAACCCAACATTCACATGAAAGGAAAAATCTCCATGAAACGATCCCTTACCATTCTCCCATGCATTGCACTTATTTTCCTGTTGGCCCTGTCACAGGCCCATGCATCCAATCCCGCCCTGGGCCAGGTGATTGAAGGGGCCATGTCGGAGCTGAACGCCGCCAAAAGCGACGCCGGCCTGCTGGTACTCACCAATGCCCCTTTTGTCAAATCCAACGGGAAAGACAGCCTGCCGGCCCTTGCCCAGGTGCAGGAAGCCACAGGGGCAGCCGTGGGCAAGGGCAATCTGCTCTTTTTTCAACGGTCACAGTCCCATGCCCTGCGCATCATGCTTTTCAATAAATCCGACCGGAAGGCCGTGGTGATCAGCCGCACCGGGAAGTGGTCCGTCGAAACCATACGCCTGGACGCCAAAACCATCCAGTCTTCTGAGTTCTGGAAAACCGCCAAGGAAAAATACACGGCAGGCAAAGACCTGTTTACCCTGGCCACCCTGGCCACGGCCTGGGCCGAAGGGGCGCCCTATGATTTTCTCAAGGCCGCAGAGCTGCACAACCACATCTGCCCGGGGCTGACTTCAGGGTATCTCATGGCCCATTATATGCTCAAGCACTATCCTTTGGCACCGGGCCAGCGCTATACCGTTGTGGCCTGCCCTGTCTGGTGCAAGGAGGATGCCTTCCAGGCGGTGATGGACTGCACCCCGGGCAAACGCGGCCTGGTGGTCAAGCCCCTGTCTGCGGAACAGAAGGAAAAGATTTCAGTGGACAATCCCGCAGGGTTTCTGCTCGTCTGGGACAGCAAAAAAAAGACAGGCAAAGGCGTCGCCCTAAGCTTTGACTTTAAGACATTAAAATCGGTATATCCCGAAAACACCCCCAAGGCGGCCACCATTCTGTACACGGCGGCATACCTTTCATTCCCGGATAAATTTGTCTCCGCGGCCGCCGAATTTGACCTTGACGAATCCACATACAACGCCATGCGCCAAGCCGGCTCCAACCCGTACAAAATCGCGGGCCTGACCAAGCCGTGACAAGGGGCGTAATCCCCCGGCATCTCCCCTTGAATTAAAGTTTGGAAAGTTCGCTTTGACAGCGGCCTTCCCGGGGGGTGAGTCATTTGACAAGGCCAAAGCCCTGTCCGTTACAGTAAACGGGCAGGGCTTTGGCATTTTTCAACACAATTGTAATAAAATTCAAAAGCCATTCCCTGCCGGCATTCACTGAAAATCAGGCGGATGCGTTCACAGGGTGCCGCAACAGCGCTCAGACTAGATATCCAGCAGATCCTGAAAATTCACATCAATGCCCAATACGCCTGAGAACCGGCCGCGGCATTCCAAAGGCACAGACACAGTAAAGCAAAACTGCTTTGTCGCAGATGAGCGGTATACTTCCGATACAAAGGTTTTCCGGGTGGCTGCCGGCTGTTTGAACCACTCCTTCCCGGACCAGTCCCTGCCGATGCCCTTTTCCAGGTTTTCCCATTTCTTGAATTTTTCCGAATAAATATTTTCCGTCACCTGTCTGCCCTGGCTGTCGGTGATATAGGCCAGTTCGATAAACGGGGTTCTTTTCAAATGGTGCCCCAGTTCAACCTC encodes:
- a CDS encoding ABC transporter permease, producing the protein MKGQAIKQLFSKMTGSGRAGLAILLIIILVALSAPLICGHSHQEISGPALIPPGRDHILGTDELGVDLWAQLCHGARISLVIGLGTALAAGLGGGIAGILAGYAGGRTDMVIMRLVDIILVLPDLPMMIVLAAFFGPSLGTIVLVLSCFSWVHTARIVRSKVMYLKKRQYIQAAELNGAGPLYLIRRHLLPEVFPLAAVSMIRLAGRAVMAEAGLSFLGLGDPASRSWGLILHHATSFPSIYYTRFWQWWLVFPWLALTLMVVSLALVSRDMERIADPRLGKRMP
- a CDS encoding ABC transporter ATP-binding protein, producing the protein MRQNNNALLEIKNLCLEYRNDELKTTALDGVNLTLEPGQRLGLIGESGCGKTSLAMAVMGLLNKVSLSGSIRFNGKELLGLGEKKMSTLRWNRMAMVFQNSQEVFNPVITVGEQVGEALCRHLDMDRAGAAHRVEALFNQVGLDPAWRKAYAHQLSGGMRQRVLIAMALACEPDLLIVDEPFTALDADSRRAMADLIATLQKRLGFAMLLISHSMPAIAELTEKTITLYAGQVLEAAPTADLLAEPFHPYTRGLINACPEFFGYKDLWGIPGLPPAPGTSAGCPFFPRCVQHGPDCPTKRPALVPAGKGRRVACHKGGIATLLSASGLEKTYFLNGRPIKAVQNARVRVKTGEVVVLVGPSGSGKSTLAHLLVDLEHPEKGEIIFKGRPLAGQRPTAMMGGMQLVFQDPAQAVSPRLNVLEAVKEPLDILGWKGKEQREQRAVSALEWVHLAQTPEFLRQPCHALSGGQRQRLSVARALVTEPVLLIADEITAMLDPSAQAVLLRMLKGLQHERGFSMLFITHDLHLARKIADRAYILDGGRVTARGAGFDIFESSETPASGHILPGSPVPVESPLSPPSNGALNPTFT